One Endozoicomonas gorgoniicola DNA window includes the following coding sequences:
- the trpR gene encoding trp operon repressor, whose product MPNKQWSQLTELLHKQSHAGDLGKLLMILLAPEERDSIATRLSILKALLDGKQSQREVAAGLGVSIATITRGSNNLKSLKEADKQFLIKQIGISE is encoded by the coding sequence ATGCCCAACAAGCAGTGGAGTCAGCTTACAGAACTGTTGCATAAGCAGAGTCATGCCGGGGACCTGGGAAAGCTGTTAATGATCTTGCTGGCGCCTGAAGAGCGGGACTCTATTGCTACCCGTCTATCGATTTTGAAGGCCCTGTTAGATGGCAAACAGTCCCAGCGAGAAGTCGCTGCCGGGCTGGGGGTCAGCATTGCCACGATTACCAGAGGGTCGAACAATCTTAAGTCGCTGAAAGAAGCGGATAAACAATTCCTTATCAAGCAGATTGGAATAAGCGAATGA
- a CDS encoding short-chain fatty acid transporter, which yields MRHAVKRLTVFFDHLMRRYLPDPFVLALLLTLVTYGLGVMTTDTSSVEMVRYWGDSFWKLIPFTMQMVLILVTGYVLAIAPPVHGLLRTLSGLAKTPGQGIILVTLLSFVACWINWGFGLITGALFARHVARHRPDIDYRLLIASAYSGFLIWHGGLSGSVPLTIATESHFMANVMGVVPTSETLFALFNLVILGILLVVMPLLNRWMMAHLDHIVTVDPELLKDAPIKEFEPVDTPARQLEHSRLLVLLPAFMGLAYLLIYFTGPGATLSLNSVNFLFLMLGLLLHGHVGRFLDAVSQSVKGAGGIIIQFPLYAGIMGMMMSSGLGAAITHFFVNISSVDSFALLTFLSAGLLNLFIPSGGGQWAVQAPIMIPAALELGVEPAKAAMAIAWGDAWTNMIQPFWALPALAVAGLQARDIMGFCIMHLLVSGVVIGSVLYFL from the coding sequence ATGAGGCACGCTGTGAAGCGGTTAACCGTATTTTTTGATCATCTGATGCGACGGTATCTGCCAGACCCCTTTGTTCTGGCTTTGCTGCTGACGCTGGTGACTTATGGTCTTGGAGTAATGACCACCGACACCTCCTCTGTGGAGATGGTGCGGTACTGGGGAGACTCTTTCTGGAAACTGATTCCATTTACCATGCAGATGGTGCTGATTCTGGTGACAGGTTATGTTCTGGCTATTGCCCCTCCTGTTCACGGGTTATTACGAACCCTGTCCGGGCTGGCTAAAACGCCGGGGCAGGGCATTATTCTGGTAACGCTTCTGTCATTTGTTGCCTGCTGGATTAACTGGGGGTTCGGGTTAATAACCGGGGCGCTGTTTGCCCGCCATGTTGCCAGACATCGACCTGATATTGATTACCGGTTGCTGATTGCCAGCGCTTACAGTGGGTTCCTGATCTGGCATGGTGGTTTGTCAGGTTCAGTGCCTCTCACCATTGCCACTGAAAGTCATTTTATGGCGAATGTCATGGGCGTGGTGCCGACCTCTGAGACATTGTTCGCTCTCTTTAATCTGGTGATTCTTGGGATTCTGCTGGTGGTCATGCCACTGCTGAATCGCTGGATGATGGCGCATCTGGATCATATCGTCACTGTCGATCCCGAATTGCTGAAGGATGCACCCATAAAAGAGTTTGAGCCTGTCGATACGCCAGCCCGCCAGCTCGAACACAGTCGCCTGCTGGTGCTGTTACCGGCGTTCATGGGGCTGGCTTACCTGTTGATTTATTTCACCGGGCCGGGGGCAACTCTGAGCCTGAACAGTGTGAACTTCCTGTTTCTGATGCTTGGTCTGCTGTTGCATGGTCATGTGGGGCGCTTTCTGGACGCGGTCAGCCAGAGTGTCAAAGGGGCTGGTGGCATTATCATTCAGTTTCCTTTGTATGCAGGCATTATGGGGATGATGATGTCCTCCGGTCTTGGGGCTGCGATCACCCACTTCTTTGTGAACATTTCTTCTGTGGACTCCTTTGCCCTGCTGACGTTTCTCAGTGCTGGCCTGTTAAACCTGTTTATTCCTTCCGGTGGCGGACAGTGGGCGGTGCAGGCACCCATTATGATTCCTGCGGCACTGGAACTGGGGGTAGAACCCGCTAAAGCCGCCATGGCAATCGCCTGGGGGGATGCCTGGACCAATATGATTCAGCCCTTCTGGGCGTTGCCTGCATTAGCCGTTGCCGGACTACAGGCAAGGGACATAATGGGGTTCTGCATTATGCACTTGCTGGTCAGCGGGGTAGTGATTGGCAGTGTGCTTTATTTCCTGTGA
- a CDS encoding aromatic amino acid transport family protein, with the protein MSEAVLTGADTRSQKPGGSVLGGALIVAGTSVGAGMFSLPVITSGAWFGWSLVMLLIGWYCMYSAGLYLLEANLRHREGASFDTMAQATLGNFGRLINGLSVGFVCYILTYAYISGGSSIIAHTLQSVADINIGTELAGILFAVILGSVVVFGPMAVDKVTTVMLGAMVITFLGFSGGLLDNVSTGNLFNGLPLSESSPFALGMLPFIAVSFGFQTCVPTLTGYLKHDSSRLKSTILIGSVLALAFYLIWQLVILGNLSREQFPAIIASGGNIGDLVRALEQTGLNMSTSKMLQLFSHLAVATSFLGVSMGLFDYIADFFGFSNDLPGRLKTAAVTFVPPTVLAVMLPNGFITAIGFAGIGAMIFCTISPVLMAIKGRSEQDKYQVSGGKPRIAVVLGFGLVVLVLEMANTMGMLPTFG; encoded by the coding sequence ATGAGTGAAGCAGTACTGACGGGTGCAGACACCCGGAGTCAGAAGCCTGGTGGGTCTGTGCTCGGAGGGGCGCTGATCGTTGCCGGAACCAGTGTCGGCGCAGGTATGTTTTCCCTGCCAGTGATCACCAGCGGCGCATGGTTTGGCTGGTCTCTGGTCATGCTTCTAATCGGCTGGTACTGCATGTATAGCGCCGGGCTGTATTTGCTGGAAGCCAATCTTCGCCACCGGGAAGGTGCCAGCTTTGACACCATGGCTCAGGCAACGCTGGGCAATTTCGGACGTCTGATCAATGGGCTGTCGGTGGGCTTTGTCTGCTACATCCTGACTTATGCCTACATTTCGGGTGGCAGTTCAATCATTGCCCACACACTGCAATCAGTGGCAGACATCAATATAGGTACAGAGCTGGCCGGTATTTTGTTTGCTGTTATCCTGGGTTCTGTCGTGGTGTTCGGGCCCATGGCGGTGGATAAAGTGACAACCGTTATGCTGGGAGCCATGGTGATTACCTTCCTGGGTTTCAGCGGTGGACTGCTGGATAATGTCAGTACCGGCAACCTGTTCAACGGCCTGCCACTGTCTGAAAGCAGCCCGTTTGCGCTGGGCATGCTTCCCTTTATTGCGGTCAGCTTTGGCTTCCAGACCTGTGTTCCCACCCTGACCGGTTATTTGAAGCATGACAGTAGCCGCCTCAAATCTACTATTCTGATCGGCTCTGTGCTGGCTCTGGCCTTTTACCTGATATGGCAGCTGGTGATCCTGGGCAACCTGTCCCGTGAACAGTTCCCGGCGATTATTGCTTCTGGCGGTAACATTGGTGACCTGGTCCGGGCACTGGAACAAACCGGGCTGAACATGAGTACTTCCAAGATGTTGCAGCTGTTCTCACACCTGGCAGTGGCCACCTCTTTCCTGGGTGTATCCATGGGGCTGTTTGATTACATTGCTGATTTCTTTGGTTTTAGTAATGATTTGCCGGGACGACTGAAAACGGCGGCAGTCACCTTTGTTCCTCCAACGGTTCTGGCGGTGATGCTGCCAAATGGCTTTATTACTGCCATCGGTTTTGCAGGTATTGGTGCAATGATCTTCTGTACGATTTCTCCGGTACTGATGGCGATTAAAGGTCGCTCTGAGCAGGATAAGTACCAGGTATCCGGTGGCAAGCCAAGAATCGCAGTGGTATTGGGCTTCGGTCTGGTCGTGCTGGTTCTGGAGATGGCGAATACGATGGGAATGCTGCCAACCTTTGGTTAA
- a CDS encoding proline iminopeptidase-family hydrolase — protein MTALFKTRQNKHRAPGVQWIELDNGYRVWTLRVGSGAVKVLTLHGGPGCTHEYLECLEEYLVPAGIEVIFYDQLGSWCSDQPDDDSLWQLDRFVDEIEQVRKALDLDDFYLFGHSCGGLFAIEYALKYQVHLKGLVLNGITGSIQSYVTHINHLREHLPAPVIERLKGFEDRGDLDNEEYQDLLDEHLYRRHICRLPEWPDALDRAFEHLNYKVYNAMQGNNEFVFTGNLLGWDRWNELAEIRTATLVLAGRYDTMSPDDQKQMASVIPHSRVVICDNGSHCCMWDDPENYRRALVDFFRDVESGRL, from the coding sequence ATGACCGCTCTTTTCAAAACCAGGCAAAACAAGCACCGCGCGCCTGGCGTGCAATGGATTGAACTGGATAATGGCTACAGGGTGTGGACGCTCAGGGTCGGCAGTGGTGCTGTTAAAGTTCTGACACTACATGGTGGTCCCGGGTGTACTCACGAATATCTGGAGTGTCTGGAGGAGTATCTGGTTCCGGCAGGCATTGAGGTTATTTTTTATGATCAGCTCGGTTCCTGGTGTTCTGACCAGCCTGATGATGACTCGCTCTGGCAACTGGATCGCTTTGTTGACGAAATCGAACAGGTTCGCAAAGCTCTGGATCTGGATGACTTCTACCTGTTCGGTCATTCCTGTGGCGGGTTATTTGCGATTGAGTATGCCCTGAAATACCAGGTTCATTTGAAAGGACTGGTGCTGAACGGCATTACTGGCAGTATTCAGTCTTATGTCACGCATATTAACCATCTCAGGGAGCATTTACCTGCCCCGGTCATTGAGCGGCTGAAAGGGTTTGAAGACAGAGGTGACCTTGATAATGAAGAATACCAGGACCTTCTGGATGAACACCTTTACCGCCGACACATCTGCCGCCTGCCAGAGTGGCCCGATGCACTGGATCGGGCGTTCGAACATTTGAATTATAAAGTTTACAACGCCATGCAGGGCAATAATGAATTCGTATTCACTGGCAATCTGCTGGGGTGGGACCGCTGGAATGAGCTGGCTGAAATCCGAACGGCTACACTGGTGCTGGCAGGTCGCTACGACACCATGTCTCCGGACGACCAGAAGCAGATGGCGTCTGTTATTCCTCACAGCCGGGTGGTGATCTGTGATAACGGCAGCCACTGTTGTATGTGGGATGACCCGGAGAATTATCGTCGTGCGTTAGTGGACTTCTTCCGGGATGTTGAATCCGGTCGTTTATAA
- a CDS encoding penicillin acylase family protein, whose protein sequence is MRFFLLTFSLLLIPFLWITNTLRGSLPTLNGNVQVQGIDFPVTIERDSYGVPSIIGNNRTDVAFSTGYLHAQERFFQMDLGRRNSAGELSELVGSVALEHDKRQRKHRFRLVAQQAETLLPDKHLQILNAYTKGVNAGLVDLDSKPFEYWLLNVEPQPWANEDTFLTVFSMYLDLNDGDAGLDKTKGYLEQVVPREVVEFLSPLPTRWDSPLVADSLPVPALPDSGQVNLRDKPLSTYKNLTGTLVEEAAIGSNNWAVSGALTRHGGAIVENDMHLNHRVPNVWYRAQFRFPHPDNSHPDVRITGVTLPGTPIIVVGSNGYVAWSFTNSYGDWVDLVTLDAEDNVYQTNEGFESLYQWSETILVKGQEPVVVDYQATRWGPVVESISGDKQYALRWTAHKPNATNLNLIELETATTTRQAMTIANTSGIPPQNFTVGDRHGSIGWTIAGRIPSRIELDSTYPLPWDQADLQWSRWLTADEYPTVINPESHRIWTANARVASGDSYKKLGNGGYAPGPRQLQIRNALMNLEQADEDAMLAVALDHRGIYMNDWRQLALKALTESARVGHSGRESFYRYLSEWSGKAAVDDVGYRLAREFNDNVTLKVLQSLGRYFLSQSELSLSESTSPDIDDSWLQRLNHEEEMIWRLLDERPMHWLSPQYESWDELLLESIDDVIETLGGESGLARASWGQRNTAKINHPLSSALPVIGQWLNMPAVPLSGDTWTPKAQKPSSGVSERIVVAPGREADGIFHMPGGQSGHPLSPFYKLGYMDWVNGSKTPFLPQETQYRLTLQPDS, encoded by the coding sequence ATGCGATTTTTTTTGCTCACCTTTTCTTTATTGCTGATTCCTTTTTTGTGGATAACTAATACACTGCGGGGCAGTCTTCCGACACTGAACGGCAATGTTCAGGTACAGGGGATTGATTTCCCTGTCACTATTGAACGTGACAGCTACGGTGTTCCCTCGATAATTGGCAATAACCGGACAGATGTCGCTTTTTCCACAGGTTATCTTCATGCTCAGGAACGCTTTTTTCAGATGGATCTCGGGCGACGAAATTCTGCCGGTGAATTGTCGGAGCTGGTGGGTTCAGTTGCACTTGAACACGATAAACGACAACGGAAGCATCGATTCAGGCTGGTTGCTCAGCAGGCAGAAACATTGCTGCCCGACAAGCATCTGCAAATTCTTAACGCTTACACAAAAGGTGTAAATGCTGGTCTGGTGGATCTGGATTCTAAACCCTTTGAATACTGGTTATTAAATGTTGAGCCACAACCCTGGGCCAATGAAGATACCTTTCTGACAGTGTTCAGCATGTATCTGGACTTAAACGACGGCGATGCAGGGTTAGACAAGACTAAAGGGTATCTGGAACAGGTCGTTCCCAGAGAGGTTGTTGAATTTCTGTCACCTTTGCCAACACGCTGGGATTCTCCTCTGGTTGCAGACAGCCTTCCCGTACCAGCCTTGCCAGATTCAGGGCAGGTGAACCTTCGTGACAAGCCGCTGAGTACCTATAAAAACCTGACGGGAACATTGGTTGAAGAGGCTGCCATTGGCAGCAACAACTGGGCGGTATCCGGTGCATTGACCCGCCATGGTGGCGCTATTGTCGAGAATGATATGCATCTGAACCACAGGGTTCCCAATGTCTGGTACCGGGCGCAGTTTCGATTCCCTCACCCGGATAACAGTCATCCTGATGTTCGAATAACCGGTGTTACCCTGCCGGGAACTCCGATTATTGTTGTTGGCAGCAATGGTTACGTGGCCTGGAGTTTTACCAACAGTTATGGCGACTGGGTCGATCTGGTGACTCTGGATGCAGAAGACAATGTTTATCAGACGAATGAAGGTTTTGAGTCTTTGTATCAATGGTCTGAAACAATTCTTGTCAAAGGTCAGGAGCCTGTCGTCGTTGACTATCAGGCCACTCGGTGGGGGCCGGTTGTTGAATCGATTTCGGGGGATAAGCAGTACGCTTTACGCTGGACGGCACATAAGCCAAACGCAACAAATCTCAATCTAATTGAGCTGGAAACGGCTACGACGACCAGGCAGGCGATGACTATTGCCAATACCAGCGGTATCCCTCCACAGAATTTTACAGTGGGAGATCGTCACGGCAGCATCGGCTGGACAATCGCAGGCCGAATACCATCAAGAATTGAACTGGACTCAACGTACCCCCTCCCGTGGGATCAGGCAGACTTACAGTGGTCGCGTTGGCTGACAGCCGATGAATACCCGACCGTGATCAACCCTGAGTCACACCGGATATGGACTGCTAATGCCCGGGTGGCTTCCGGTGACAGTTATAAAAAGCTGGGTAATGGTGGCTATGCGCCTGGGCCAAGACAGTTGCAGATACGAAATGCCCTGATGAATCTTGAACAGGCTGATGAAGACGCCATGTTGGCGGTTGCCCTGGATCATCGGGGCATTTATATGAACGACTGGCGACAGTTAGCCCTGAAGGCTTTAACAGAATCTGCAAGGGTGGGTCATAGCGGACGAGAGTCGTTTTATCGCTATTTGTCAGAATGGTCTGGTAAAGCAGCGGTTGATGATGTTGGTTATCGCCTGGCCCGGGAGTTTAACGACAATGTAACGCTTAAAGTACTGCAATCGCTGGGGCGCTACTTTCTGTCCCAGTCAGAGTTGTCCCTGTCAGAAAGCACTTCCCCGGATATTGATGACAGCTGGTTGCAGAGGTTAAACCATGAAGAGGAAATGATCTGGCGGTTGCTGGATGAGCGCCCGATGCACTGGCTCAGCCCTCAGTATGAAAGCTGGGATGAACTGTTGCTGGAATCCATTGATGACGTCATTGAAACCCTTGGCGGGGAGTCCGGGCTGGCTCGGGCAAGCTGGGGACAACGCAATACGGCTAAAATTAACCATCCTCTCAGTTCTGCCCTGCCAGTTATTGGTCAGTGGCTGAATATGCCTGCGGTACCGTTAAGTGGAGACACCTGGACTCCCAAGGCACAAAAGCCCTCTTCAGGTGTCTCTGAGCGGATAGTTGTTGCGCCAGGGCGTGAGGCTGATGGCATTTTCCACATGCCCGGAGGCCAGAGCGGGCATCCGTTATCACCTTTTTACAAGCTGGGCTACATGGATTGGGTAAATGGCAGTAAGACACCTTTTTTACCACAGGAAACCCAATATAGATTAACGTTGCAGCCTGACAGCTAA
- a CDS encoding trypsin-like serine peptidase, translating into MNRKYIYKFLPYFLILISNLAQSKYRPERFVQPFTKVPAGTLQWVVQINNQFGRWCTAMLISDRHVLTSAHCLLPEEETKNLKIEFVNTKNRFIKRAIRYIIHPDYFDPDSATDIAIIELESPVHTIRTPNADFNSICPGYLSNIQNPMVAGYGGGTLLKLIDLSWDKHCINKELRTSYAGVAQGGDSGSPLFYDFKNETNVLGVLSANRFYPDNTNRLIFMSLSWQKQFINDHIQLSKTYNLERSKYYISGRSLNIGNWTEISGALFTSANKIIYLVSGTVLFINLQF; encoded by the coding sequence ATGAATAGAAAATACATTTATAAATTTCTTCCTTATTTTTTAATATTAATTTCTAATCTTGCTCAGTCAAAATACAGACCGGAACGTTTTGTTCAACCTTTTACCAAAGTTCCGGCAGGTACTTTACAATGGGTTGTTCAGATTAATAATCAGTTTGGTAGGTGGTGTACAGCAATGCTCATATCAGACAGACATGTTCTGACTTCTGCCCATTGTCTTTTACCAGAAGAAGAAACTAAAAATTTAAAAATAGAATTTGTTAACACAAAAAATCGGTTTATAAAAAGGGCAATCAGATACATTATTCACCCTGATTATTTTGATCCTGATTCAGCTACAGACATAGCTATAATTGAGCTGGAATCCCCAGTGCACACTATCAGAACACCTAACGCTGACTTTAATTCAATCTGTCCGGGCTATCTTTCGAATATCCAAAACCCTATGGTTGCAGGCTATGGTGGAGGAACACTATTAAAGCTAATAGATTTGAGCTGGGATAAACATTGCATTAACAAGGAGCTTAGAACCAGCTACGCAGGAGTGGCACAAGGAGGTGATTCTGGTTCGCCTCTGTTTTATGATTTTAAAAATGAAACCAATGTACTAGGTGTTCTTAGTGCCAATCGCTTTTATCCCGATAATACAAACAGACTTATTTTTATGTCTTTGTCATGGCAAAAGCAATTTATTAACGATCATATTCAATTAAGCAAAACGTACAACCTTGAACGCAGTAAATATTATATTTCTGGCCGATCACTTAATATCGGTAACTGGACTGAAATATCAGGTGCGTTATTCACATCAGCTAACAAAATCATTTATTTGGTAAGTGGCACAGTGTTATTTATAAATCTTCAATTTTAA
- the ylqF gene encoding ribosome biogenesis GTPase YlqF gives MAINWFPGHMHKARKEIKKVIPEVDLIIEVLDARLPFSSGNPLVPSLRGDTPYIKVLNKSDLADPVVTQQWQQHMEKEKGVKAIATTNNQPDKVRGLLPLAESMVNRNLELKPLRAMILGIPNVGKSTMINTLANRIIAKTGNVPAVTRQQQRIKLPNGMILLDTPGFLWPKLEPEACGYRLAISGAIKDAVIEYEDIAYFAAEYFLKAYPEALKQRFQIHDLPDNEIELMDVIAQRRNCMRRGGIADTHKVSEILLNEFRSGGLGRLSLETPDIIEHEIEVLMAQKAEEEDRKDAKKTSRKKRR, from the coding sequence ATGGCGATTAACTGGTTTCCCGGGCATATGCACAAGGCTCGAAAGGAGATCAAAAAGGTTATTCCGGAAGTTGATCTTATCATCGAAGTTCTGGATGCCCGGCTTCCTTTCAGCAGTGGAAACCCACTGGTGCCATCCCTGCGTGGAGATACGCCTTATATCAAGGTACTCAACAAAAGCGACCTGGCTGACCCGGTGGTGACCCAGCAGTGGCAGCAGCACATGGAGAAGGAAAAAGGTGTAAAGGCTATTGCCACCACCAATAACCAGCCAGATAAAGTGCGCGGCCTTTTGCCTCTGGCAGAGAGTATGGTGAACCGTAATCTGGAGTTGAAGCCGTTGCGAGCCATGATTCTGGGGATTCCCAACGTAGGTAAGTCCACCATGATCAACACTCTGGCGAACCGGATTATTGCCAAAACCGGCAATGTGCCAGCGGTGACCAGGCAGCAGCAACGCATTAAGTTACCAAATGGCATGATTCTGCTGGATACGCCGGGCTTTCTGTGGCCCAAGCTGGAGCCGGAAGCCTGTGGCTATCGTCTGGCGATTTCCGGTGCCATTAAGGATGCAGTGATTGAGTATGAAGATATTGCCTACTTTGCGGCTGAATACTTTTTGAAAGCTTATCCGGAAGCTCTGAAGCAACGCTTTCAGATTCACGACCTGCCAGACAATGAGATTGAGCTGATGGATGTGATTGCACAGCGACGTAACTGTATGCGTCGTGGTGGTATTGCTGACACTCACAAAGTCTCTGAAATTCTTCTGAATGAATTCCGCAGTGGTGGCCTTGGTCGTCTGAGCCTGGAAACGCCCGATATTATTGAGCATGAGATAGAAGTTCTGATGGCGCAGAAAGCAGAGGAAGAAGACCGGAAAGACGCAAAAAAAACTTCCCGCAAAAAAAGGCGATAG
- a CDS encoding type II toxin-antitoxin system RelB/DinJ family antitoxin, whose protein sequence is MAKETTVRARIDETLKEEAETVLKELGITTSQAINIYFSQIVLRQGLPFDVKIPKKHLN, encoded by the coding sequence ATGGCTAAAGAAACCACCGTACGCGCCCGCATTGATGAAACCCTGAAAGAAGAAGCTGAGACCGTTCTGAAAGAGCTGGGCATCACCACGTCTCAGGCGATTAATATCTATTTCAGTCAGATTGTTCTTCGTCAGGGACTGCCGTTTGACGTGAAGATACCCAAAAAGCACCTAAACTGA
- the ispG gene encoding flavodoxin-dependent (E)-4-hydroxy-3-methylbut-2-enyl-diphosphate synthase: MGSRHQTHSVKVGPVTIGGDAPVVVQSMTDTDTADVEKTVAQIKLLADAGSEIVRVTVNTEEAAAAVPEIYRQLRADGYHVPIVGDFHYNGHLLLTKYDETARLLDKYRINPGNVGFGNKKDDRFNAMIDVAIKYDKPVRIGVNWGSLDKELSTRLMDENARSDNPKPSQEILHEALVLSAITSANAAVEHGLGKDKIVISCKVSRVQDLICVYQMLADRCQYALHLGLTEAGMGSKGIVASSIAMGILLQQGIGNTIRTSLTPEPNGSRDREVIVSQQILQALEVRSFAPEVTACPGCGRTTSTFFRVLTDEVDVFLRTKMVTWRHQLVGVEDMKVAVMGCVVNGPGESKHANIGISLPGTGEAPSAPVFVDGKKVKTLKGENIADEYKQMIEDYVHKNYPPRSDLIASS, translated from the coding sequence ATGGGCTCACGCCATCAAACCCATTCAGTTAAGGTTGGACCTGTCACCATAGGCGGTGATGCCCCTGTGGTTGTTCAGTCCATGACCGATACGGACACTGCCGATGTTGAAAAGACCGTGGCCCAGATCAAGCTGCTGGCAGACGCTGGCTCGGAAATTGTCCGGGTAACGGTCAACACCGAAGAAGCAGCCGCCGCAGTGCCTGAAATCTACCGTCAGCTACGTGCCGATGGTTACCATGTACCAATTGTCGGTGACTTCCATTACAACGGTCATTTGCTGCTGACCAAATACGACGAAACCGCCCGGCTGCTGGACAAGTACCGCATCAACCCCGGAAACGTCGGCTTTGGTAATAAGAAAGACGACCGTTTCAATGCCATGATTGATGTCGCCATTAAATACGACAAGCCTGTGCGTATTGGTGTGAACTGGGGCAGCCTGGATAAAGAGCTGTCGACCCGTTTAATGGATGAAAACGCCAGATCGGATAACCCGAAACCGTCCCAGGAAATTCTGCACGAAGCACTGGTTCTGTCTGCCATCACCAGTGCCAATGCGGCGGTTGAGCATGGCCTTGGGAAGGACAAAATTGTTATCTCCTGCAAGGTTTCCCGTGTACAGGATCTGATCTGTGTTTACCAGATGCTCGCTGACCGCTGCCAGTACGCCCTGCACCTGGGACTGACGGAAGCGGGTATGGGCAGTAAGGGTATCGTCGCATCCAGTATCGCCATGGGCATTCTGTTGCAGCAGGGTATTGGTAATACCATCCGCACTTCACTGACCCCCGAACCCAATGGCAGTCGTGATCGTGAAGTCATTGTTTCCCAACAAATTCTTCAGGCACTGGAAGTTCGCAGTTTTGCACCAGAAGTAACCGCCTGCCCCGGCTGTGGTCGAACCACCAGCACCTTTTTCCGGGTACTGACCGATGAAGTGGATGTTTTCCTACGCACCAAAATGGTGACCTGGAGGCATCAGCTGGTCGGCGTTGAAGATATGAAAGTCGCCGTAATGGGCTGTGTTGTGAATGGCCCCGGCGAAAGCAAGCATGCCAATATTGGCATCAGTTTGCCAGGAACCGGAGAAGCGCCTTCAGCGCCCGTGTTTGTAGACGGTAAAAAAGTGAAAACGCTTAAAGGCGAAAACATTGCTGACGAATACAAGCAGATGATCGAAGACTATGTTCACAAGAATTATCCGCCCCGAAGTGACCTGATCGCTTCCAGTTAA